A portion of the Citrobacter rodentium NBRC 105723 = DSM 16636 genome contains these proteins:
- a CDS encoding aldose 1-epimerase, whose amino-acid sequence MAALTLANAHLRMRVDPQGGALLALFSLQHQQPVLRAGEGAEAGECGLFPMLPVANRVAGNRFEQPDGAVCLPLHHADERFFLHGDGWLKRWEAIGVESHGCLLRLRSQHACGFDYLATLHYALDGATLTASLSITHQGERPMLYGCGFHPFFAFDAHCTVQFSASGYWPEGELHLPREWRSAIPAEADFSRGQYGFERWLNVGYSGWGGRAVIRHDVMKVTISAQTPWLMLFRMPGQPFLCLEPQTHPVNAHHMPGQPGLRLLARGETCRFSMQIAVD is encoded by the coding sequence GCGCTGTTTTCGTTACAACATCAACAGCCCGTCCTGCGCGCAGGCGAAGGGGCAGAAGCCGGGGAGTGCGGACTGTTTCCGATGCTGCCGGTCGCTAACCGCGTGGCGGGCAACCGCTTTGAGCAGCCGGACGGCGCGGTGTGTCTGCCATTGCATCACGCCGATGAGCGCTTCTTTCTTCATGGTGACGGCTGGCTTAAGCGCTGGGAGGCGATCGGGGTCGAAAGTCACGGTTGTCTGCTACGTCTGCGCAGCCAGCACGCCTGCGGTTTTGACTATCTGGCAACGCTGCATTATGCGCTCGACGGCGCGACGCTCACGGCGTCGCTTTCGATAACCCATCAGGGCGAACGCCCCATGCTCTACGGCTGCGGATTCCACCCGTTCTTCGCTTTTGACGCGCACTGTACGGTGCAGTTTTCCGCCAGCGGCTACTGGCCGGAGGGTGAACTCCATTTACCGCGGGAATGGCGCTCAGCGATACCCGCTGAGGCCGATTTCAGCCGCGGGCAATATGGTTTCGAGCGCTGGCTGAATGTGGGCTATTCCGGCTGGGGCGGACGGGCGGTTATCCGGCATGATGTGATGAAGGTCACGATATCAGCGCAAACTCCCTGGCTGATGCTGTTCAGAATGCCGGGTCAGCCGTTTCTTTGCCTTGAACCCCAGACGCATCCGGTCAATGCTCACCACATGCCGGGGCAGCCGGGATTACGCTTACTGGCCAGAGGAGAAACGTGCCGTTTTTCGATGCAGATAGCCGTCGATTGA